In Panicum virgatum strain AP13 chromosome 5K, P.virgatum_v5, whole genome shotgun sequence, the genomic window AGCCGGGCACTGTGGCTTGTCGCCGGCGACAGGGTATAGGTGTGGAAGAAACCGATAGGATATTCGTCAACTGTGCTGGAGGTGTTCTGTCATCTGTGGGCAAGGCACACGATACGGAAATGGGAATTTGGGCACGGCCAGGCATTGGTTTTTCAGAAAATTACAATTTAAAACTAGGTACACCCTCCATACCTAAAATAATTGATATTTTGGATAAAGTTTGAGTCAAATCTTGAGAATATAAATTATGAATAACTCTCaagttattgagtttgaaaatgtaaaaattatatgaatagatttgtcttgaaaaatatttttatgaaaatatacatatattattttttaataaatatttttagaaaaataagaagtcaaagttgtgttttggagaccgtgtcgttGTCCTAAATGTCATTTATTttgagtatggagggagtatacagTTTCTTTTCAAATAACGTCATACACACATAGCTTCACATATGTATATTAGGTATAAGATTACATAATACCAGTGGTGAGGAAAAGACATGaaagtttaaaaaaaatacaaaggaagaaaaaggaaactatAAACCAATGGAGGTTGTATCTACGGTCCAAATAAATTGATTGATAGAGAGAAAAAGAACAAATTATTTATGTGCAACATTGTCTTTCAAAATACTAAATTTTTCTGTGTCCCACTACTCCCAGTATAAAAGAAAAGAGGTCAGAGAGTAGATTAACCTCCAACCACCTCGAGGAACGGGCGAGATTTAAATTCCGGCCAGTCCGTCCCGCACTCTACCGAGCTGAGCCTTGCTCCCCCACTGTTCCCAATATTGCAAAATACGAACCATTTTAGTTTTATCTTAAGTTAGAGTTATgataaaatttgtagaaaatacaCCAACACCTACAACATCAAATTAGTTCTGTtaaattcaccataaaatatatCTTATTAGTATATTTATTTGACATTCCAGATGTTGATATTTTTCTATAGTGGATCAAATTAGGAAAAGTTTGACTTATGTATAGAACAAAACTAAATAACCTATCTTGCAATGAGAAGAGTTGACAGTTGACATATAGCAGGAATGGTAACCCTATTGTTCAAGAAACGAGCAAGATCTAGCCACCGTGCCGTGCTTCTCTTTGTTGACCGTTGACCCGGTTATCTCGTTTGGTAACCTTCAAGTCAAACCCCGGGCTGTGAGCCACAGCGGACGTGATTGGCCCTTGGTTCAAAAAATTTGCGTGGCAAAAGGTCTGGCATGCGTGTATTATACTGCTGCCAATGCAATGAACGACGACCATTGCAGCTCCACGCCTCCACTGAAGCAGCCGCTTACGGAAGACGGGAAGAGCACTGAACGAAGCAGCTGCCTATGGGGCTGAAGAATACCACGGCGACCATCGTGGAGAGCATCAGGACGGTGGAAGGGCAGCTGGTGCGCTTGGAGGTCCTGGTCCTCCTCAGCAGCCTCCTCCTggtcgtcctcgtcgtcctgAGCCCGTACCGGCACCAGCGCGGCGACAAGTCCTTCCGCTTCCTGGTGTGGGCGGTCTACACGCTCGCCACCGTCCTCGTCCCCTACACGATCGGTCTGCTGGAGGCCGGCCCGTTCCACGACCAGACCTTCGTGCTGTGGGGCGCCGTCCTCCTGGTGCAGGCGGGCGCCGACTCCCTCTCCGCCTACAACCTCCGCGACGTCGAGCAGTGGAAGCGGGCGCTGCTGCAGCAGGGCCTGCAGATCCTGATGGTGCTGTGGCTCATGGTCCGCTGCGAGGGCCGGAACAAGAGCTACAGCGCCACCATCTGGATCTTCTGGATCCTGAGCATCGCCAAGGCCCACGCCAAGTTCCAGGCGCTGCGGGAGGCCAGCAAGGCGGACGGCCTCATGAAGCACACCAAGGTGGTCGCCGACTACATGATGGCCGAGCACGAGTCCGGCCATGTCTCCGACGCCGCCACCATGCAGGGGTACAGGTACATCTTCCACGGCGAGGACCTCACCCTCCCCTACTTCTCCAAGCCGGACTACCGGACGGCCATCGCCGCCTGCGCCTTCACCACGGTCGACACCGTCTGGCAGTGGATCGACGGCCAGAGCGCGAGCGTCTTCAGCCGGGAGCACGGCGGCATCCTCAAGGACATCGCCCTGTCCTTCACGCTCTTCAAGCTGCTCAAGCGGAGGTTCTGCAAGTACGAGCAcggggaggccggccgccccAAGACGCGGCGGCTCGTCGTGTCCGGGCTCCTCCGCGACGAGGCCGACTACACCCGTGCCTTCAGAGTCGTCGAGATGGAGCTCGCCTTCCTCTACGATTTCTTCTACACGAGGCACCAATCGCACACCCAGTACGTCGGGATGACGGTGGTCTTCGTGCTCCCCGTGATCGTTTGGAACGCTGTCTCCGGAGCGTTCAGCAGGCACTACCACCGTACCAGCTTGGAGCAGACGGTCAATGGGGTCGATGTCATTCACTGCATCACCATCGTGCTGATGgtgatcgtcgtcgtcgtgctgGCCGTGGAGTCGCGCATCAACGATCAGAAGTGGAGGGTGGTCGACGATCTCCACACCTTGACCGGCTCGAGCAGAATCACCTGGAAGGGAGAAGCCGTCCCGTTCGATGACGGCAGCAGGAAGCAGGCGCTGAAACTGGTCAAGAAAAGGAAGCATCGGAAGCTGATGGGCAGGAACTGGGACAGGAAGCTGGGGCAGTACTCGCTGCTGCACAGATTCGGCTACCACCCGAGGAATTTAGCGTCCATCCTGTCGCTCGGCTTGATCGAGCCGACCAGGGACGGGCAGAAGGCGTCGAAGAAGGTCGAGCTGCCGGAGGAAGTCGTGGTGCGCGTCCTGTCGCGGTTCAGGGCGAACGACGGCCACCTCGCcgacgggcgggcggcgctcgccgcgaACGACGCGGCGCGGCTGTCGTGGGCGTGCGAGCTGCCCACGCACATCCACACGGTCCTGGCGTGGCACATCGGGACGACCATCTGCGAGGTCACGACGCCACAGCAGCAGGCGCCGCTCACGGGCGACCGCCTGGTGGCCAAGTGCCTGTCGGACTACTGCGCCTACCTGGTGGCGTTCGTGCCGGACATGCTGCCGGGGCACGGCTACGACACGAGGCGGATCTTCAACGCGGTGGTCATGGAGGCCCGGGAGTACCTCGCCGGGTGTGGCACCATGAGAGCCAGGTGCGTCAAGCTGCTGGAGCTGCAGTGCAGCGAGCTGACTATACTGGGGATGGGGGCAAAGCTTGGGAGTGAGCTCAGGTACAGAGTTCACGACAGGGCGCGGCGGTGGAAAGTGCTGGCTGACTTCTGGGCGGAGCTCGTCCTCTTCCTCGCGCCATCAAGCGACGCAGACGTCCATGCCGAGAAGCTTGCGACCGGCGGGGAGTTCATGACCCATCTGTGGGCGCTGCTCATCCACGCCGGCATCCTGGAGcggccctcttcctcctctccctaGTCTCTATAACCATCGTTGCTGGAGGGGATATTAATGAtgcaatctttttttttgcatcttcGTCCTAGGCTCCTAGCTATCTTGAGATCTTCACATATTCATGGTTCATCTGCTGATTGGGCAATTGATTGTTCATGGTCCCTGATCCTAATCGAAATTTGCGTAGCACAACAGTGTGCCAAATAAAATGAATTTGCAATGTATTTAGTAAGTGTTGATGTCGCTAGGTCGTGCAGAGTTGTCGGAGCGGGGCGGCAAGAGAACAAAAACTAACTCATGCCGCAGGCCGCAGAATCAAGGAATTCATGTACTCCGTAGAACAGATTACTTTCATCATATTTGGCCAAAATTCTCAATGACTACCAAGACTAGCAATCAACTCAAAAATCCATTGCTTTCTGAACCGGAACAAACTACTGGGTCGAGTTGGCAGAAACTTGAGTTGATAttaatcagcttccagcttcccATTATCACATCAACTGATATAAATGACCAGTAAATAGAAGACAGATTGATTCACCTACTGAGGACATTCGGGAAACAGTTCGTCATATATTACAAGGATGGTTAATTAACCTAAGAAAACATGATGAAAGAAATAGCTTTTCACCATTTTTGCACATTGAATCCTTTTTTACATGCATCCGGCGCTTTTTTGCATGCATCCGTTTGCCGGATGCTGATCCCATTTGCAGCACCACCATATGCACAGTGACCTCACAAATTGATAACTGACGACCAAAGTCGATCTAGTCTTGAGTTTTCAAAGCATACAGCAATTCCTGGTAATTAAAGACATGAACGCAGTTTCATCAGAAGTGCAACAATGAGTAAGCATAATTGCAGTAAATTTATTTCAAGACTGGGTCTTACCAGATCACCGTTGCTAGAGGCAAACGAAGGGTGAAGGTCCGAAAGAAGTTTATCTCCCCTCAGTCTTTCCAAGTCATCAAATGAATGTGGTTTTGACTCAACTGTACTGGAAGCCTTTGAGCCAACACCACCATTGTAGCGGTCCATCCTTATGTACATCTCCAGTTCCTCGACTTTCCGAGACAATTGATGAGCAATAAACTGAAAGAATGCAAATTTGAGTCCTTGGTTTTTATTTAGGTCCAACTGAGTAAACTTGGATCGTTCAAAAGCCAAGAACATATTTATTGAGACAAGCAATCACCTTTACAAGATGTTGAATGGACAAGGTTGGTCGACAACTTAGATGTGGCTTTTCCAAGTTAGGTATGCTTTGTCCATCGATTGGAAGGAGAACAAGATACAAGTGGAACTGCAAAACAGAAATACAATTCAGCACACAGTAGAGGCATCTACTGTGACAAAAAGGTTGGCAACCCTTTCTTACTGTTACaagagaaggggaagaagagTAAAAGGTCAGCAACACTGTGGAAACATGCCATGAGTCCAAAACTCGTAATTTTGTCACACTTTCAAACATGGTTTTCCAAACAGGATtcagttcataattaattcctAAATTCTAAAGAGTATAACTATGAGAAATGACCATGTCCAGAAGATCATAAATACAAAATGGAATTCACGATCTGATTGCATGCAATTTTAAAATACCTCTTTATCCATTTCATCAGTAGTACGGAGGTGATCAACCAATTTCGCAATGCGTGCGCTCCTCCCCATTCTGCCATTTGAACTAGCACTGCTATGTCGATTCTGGCTCCGTGTACCATTTTTCCCCCATGCAAGCATCTCTCCCCGCAATGGGGAGGTGGCCAAAATTTCTTTTCCACCAACTACTTCATCGTTCTCCTCAAAGCTGTGGTCACTACTGCCAATGGTTCTAGCAGGTGAAGCTTGTGATGCAGACCTCTTCCTACATTTTTTTTGTCTTAAATCTGGAGAATGATCATCAGCAGAAGATGGCTCTTTGGTGACCTCATTGGCATTTTCTTCTTCTCTATCCTCATCGTCAGATCCAGTAGGGGCAATATCAGGGGTTATGGTTCTGCCTCTTCCCCGTGTTCGCATATTTCTCCGGTACTTCCTTGCAAAGGCAGCATCAGTTGCTTTTGCTGTGGAACGCTTCTTACCAATTGCCTCGGTCTGTCTTCGAAATGTTTCCTCAATGgtttcttgaatctttgatgaAAAAGCAATAGTGTGTTGTTATTCATGGTTAAATATAAGATTATAAGAAAATGAAATATGCATAAGCATATGCAGTGCTGGTACTGCAAAATCATATGATCACACCTTTTTATTCCGAGTCCTCTCCTGTTCACTGAAAGCAAGTTCCTGAAGTGTCAAGTATATTAGAAGGACACCACAGAAAAGCTAAATGAGGCCAATGGAACAAACAACTAATGATGATGGGGCTCATAGGCATCACCTCTTCCTCGTACTTGTCAATATCTGGATATAAGGCTGCAATCAGTGCATCATAATTAGGATCATCCCTCAAAGAACGTCTGCTTGCACAATGAGTGCGACACGCTGGGCATTCATTATTTCTGCAAAGTCAGAGCATTATTAtattataaataaataatactCAATTATGACCTGGAGGCATAATCAGGCTGTAAATTCCACGTTTTAAGATTGATACTGTGACATGATTTCAGAAATATGTAGtcatttccttcaaaaaaacaaaaagaaatatGATGTTTGGCACCATACCCTAGTCGCATAGATTTATCAATGCAGTCTCTACAGAATCGGTGCAAACATTCCATAACTGTCCTTGTCTTCCGAATAATTCCTACAAATTAGAAGGATTAGACACCATGGTATATCATTATCTGACAAAATTACGCGAATCAACCAATAAATTCTCAAACTTCAAACGTGTAAATTATTGTATCTAGTAACAGATTTTCTACTTGCATTtgctagggtttcatccaacaAATTAATTGGCTTAGATTAATACAACCAATTAGCAAGTTTTGTAAAATGACAAAGCGATAGACAGCATTATTTGGCCTATAACTGGAAAAATAATTAGAGGATGAATTTCTCATAAAAGATAGCTAGTGCTGACAATTCTATGTAGAAACACAGTTCCTACAAATGTAAATGCTTCAATGAAAAAATCCTATGGATGAGGAATGTAGCAATGCTATATACTACACCAAATGAAAGAAAACTAATTCAAGTGCACAGGTATCCTTCAAAGTGCTGCAAGTTGCTGATAGGAAGGGTGCTGAGAGATCATCAGGCGATTTCAAATGACAGGCATTCGCTGCCTTTATTTATTTATCGAGATGCATCCAGTTGACTGAAAACAAATGGAACTAGTTGATGCCAATAAAGAGCATAGTCTTATCAACAATAGTGCGCAGATTTTACTAGTGACACAAAATATGCATAATTGCATTAATGAAACAATCAGGCTGGGTAATATGCTAGGTTAAATAATGCAGTGATATAAAAAAACTTCAGATATGTATACAAGCATAAGGGATGCATCATACCATGTGATACAAAAAACTCTGAGAAAATTCAAAAAGATACTCACCTAAACAGATAGGGCACTGGACCTCCTTCCGTATCTCTGCTAATTTCACTAGCATAAACCTGAGAGAAGAAATATTTCAGATAAGCTTCAGACCATGTAAACATCAAATCTTTTGAAGTATGCAGTGCAGTAAGATGCAGGTAAAATAAATggattaaaacaaaaaagatataGCTATTGTATATGATACTACACATAAAGATCACATATAGTAGGCGTAACCGCGTGAGGGTCAGTATCTAAATGAAAGCTGAACATTTGAGCATACTTGAGCATTCAACTACCCAGGAGGTACGAGTACTGTAATAGTCATAGTAAAGACTACCATACAATCTGTGATGACTCTATTGACTGGAGTCATCTGACCAAAAAAAAGGAATACCAAAATTGGTCTGGACACTGAAACCGATCTGTAGTATATCTCGCATCTTATGAATTTCCGAAGTATGGGCATTGCTGACTGACTGGAGAACATGATTTGCATTTCTCAAAAGCATCATGTATGGGGAGGAAGGTGGAATCACAGGGAAAAAGAAATCCTCTACGCTGGACAGAGTTAGAGCACCTAAGGCAGCATAATCAGGATCGTCTACGCCAGGTAACCAACAATTTGAAAATAGAAACTCAgaagctgctacagattatcaACATTACAGTCGGAACTGGCAGCTCTGCCAAGATGAGCTATGAGCCTATGACAGACGTAGCAGTTCAGAACTTCAGATGAAAGCAGTGGTTCAAGCATTACAGTACAAGCGCACAACTCAAACAGGTAGCTGTGCCACTGAAATTGGTAGCGCGTGCCTAGTCCCCGGCTGCTCGCCGGCAGGCGGTCAATCTCCATTGCGGCCATGACCTGCTGCCCTGCTTCGATGGAAGCATGCACCCCATACGTAGAGGACGTCGCATGCTAGCTCCAACACACATGATGTAAATCATCCATGTCCGCTCGGCGatcggtgcggtgcggtgcgcttGCATAGACGTCACCCGATCACAGGAACTAAACAACCACGCCGGAAACTGACAGCTCATCAAGCACCAAGCCCACAGGCTCCGGCAGAGACCGCCTCGGACGAGTCACCGACGGGTCGGGACTCGGTACACGAGGAACCCGAGGGCGAGGTGCAGGAGGCATGGGCACCGCGAGGCGG contains:
- the LOC120708349 gene encoding putative E3 ubiquitin-protein ligase RING1a isoform X2, which codes for MPAQKRPLPSPAAPDVSDGRGAARRAAAGGDGGRGGGSHGMDGSTSARRESAPRQEPRDGDPEDDEDGGGGGGDGSDTGSESSLSAGSMDGFMLVKLAEIRKEVQCPICLGIIRKTRTVMECLHRFCRDCIDKSMRLGNNECPACRTHCASRRSLRDDPNYDALIAALYPDIDKYEEEELAFSEQERTRNKKIQETIEETFRRQTEAIGKKRSTAKATDAAFARKYRRNMRTRGRGRTITPDIAPTGSDDEDREEENANEVTKEPSSADDHSPDLRQKKCRKRSASQASPARTIGSSDHSFEENDEVVGGKEILATSPLRGEMLAWGKNGTRSQNRHSSASSNGRMGRSARIAKLVDHLRTTDEMDKEFHLYLVLLPIDGQSIPNLEKPHLSCRPTLSIQHLVKFIAHQLSRKVEELEMYIRMDRYNGGVGSKASSTVESKPHSFDDLERLRGDKLLSDLHPSFASSNGDLELLYALKTQD
- the LOC120708349 gene encoding putative E3 ubiquitin-protein ligase RING1a isoform X1 encodes the protein MPAQKRRLPSPSSKPRDHVAAPGSDAATTAGGGAGEGRGGRPPLPSGGAAKRRLTEPKPQRGLEDDSDAEDGGGADGDSDSSQSDGGGYDEFMLVKLAEIRKEVQCPICLGIIRKTRTVMECLHRFCRDCIDKSMRLGNNECPACRTHCASRRSLRDDPNYDALIAALYPDIDKYEEEELAFSEQERTRNKKIQETIEETFRRQTEAIGKKRSTAKATDAAFARKYRRNMRTRGRGRTITPDIAPTGSDDEDREEENANEVTKEPSSADDHSPDLRQKKCRKRSASQASPARTIGSSDHSFEENDEVVGGKEILATSPLRGEMLAWGKNGTRSQNRHSSASSNGRMGRSARIAKLVDHLRTTDEMDKEFHLYLVLLPIDGQSIPNLEKPHLSCRPTLSIQHLVKFIAHQLSRKVEELEMYIRMDRYNGGVGSKASSTVESKPHSFDDLERLRGDKLLSDLHPSFASSNGDLELLYALKTQD
- the LOC120710208 gene encoding uncharacterized protein LOC120710208 is translated as MGLKNTTATIVESIRTVEGQLVRLEVLVLLSSLLLVVLVVLSPYRHQRGDKSFRFLVWAVYTLATVLVPYTIGLLEAGPFHDQTFVLWGAVLLVQAGADSLSAYNLRDVEQWKRALLQQGLQILMVLWLMVRCEGRNKSYSATIWIFWILSIAKAHAKFQALREASKADGLMKHTKVVADYMMAEHESGHVSDAATMQGYRYIFHGEDLTLPYFSKPDYRTAIAACAFTTVDTVWQWIDGQSASVFSREHGGILKDIALSFTLFKLLKRRFCKYEHGEAGRPKTRRLVVSGLLRDEADYTRAFRVVEMELAFLYDFFYTRHQSHTQYVGMTVVFVLPVIVWNAVSGAFSRHYHRTSLEQTVNGVDVIHCITIVLMVIVVVVLAVESRINDQKWRVVDDLHTLTGSSRITWKGEAVPFDDGSRKQALKLVKKRKHRKLMGRNWDRKLGQYSLLHRFGYHPRNLASILSLGLIEPTRDGQKASKKVELPEEVVVRVLSRFRANDGHLADGRAALAANDAARLSWACELPTHIHTVLAWHIGTTICEVTTPQQQAPLTGDRLVAKCLSDYCAYLVAFVPDMLPGHGYDTRRIFNAVVMEAREYLAGCGTMRARCVKLLELQCSELTILGMGAKLGSELRYRVHDRARRWKVLADFWAELVLFLAPSSDADVHAEKLATGGEFMTHLWALLIHAGILERPSSSSP